A portion of the Deltaproteobacteria bacterium genome contains these proteins:
- a CDS encoding AMP-binding protein encodes MSVIDLFDRGHGISPDGVYLVADGYSCTYREARRLSLRIANRLLEKGFAPETRGAVLAPNDPVAWTTTLGIWRAGLAWVPINPRGTPDSFHDVLDRFDARVLFFHGVFTEVVGALRGKLERVGELVCLDRETPFAPSLETWLAGASEAEVELAIAPEQLCMIQATGGTTGRPKGVMLTHRNLLAFTANLIIGTPYPDGVPVNLAAAPMTHTAGVLSLGAAARGGRLVILQRPDPALLPKQIEEHRVSELFLPPTVIYRLLEVPGIESHDYGSLRYFLYGAAPMSTEKLRRAIDVFGPVMTQFYGQSEAPGTISYLSPAEHLVDGKPAGDERLSSCGRPTPLVQVAILDDDGRRVAPGETGEICVRGDLVMRGYYEDPEQTAQAIVGGWLHTGDVGRFDAEGRLHITDRKKDMIISGGFNVYPSEIEQVLWSHPAVQDCAVIGVPDADWGEAVKAVVECRPGATVEVATLLDLCRERLGGVRTPKSVDFVAELPRSPAGKVLKRELRERYWAGATRRI; translated from the coding sequence GTGTCGGTGATCGATCTGTTCGACCGGGGCCATGGGATCTCGCCCGACGGCGTCTATCTCGTGGCCGACGGCTACTCCTGCACCTACCGGGAGGCGCGGCGGCTCAGCCTGCGCATCGCGAACCGGCTGCTCGAGAAGGGCTTCGCGCCGGAGACGCGCGGTGCGGTGCTGGCGCCGAACGACCCCGTGGCCTGGACCACGACTCTCGGGATCTGGCGGGCGGGGCTGGCCTGGGTGCCGATCAACCCGCGTGGCACGCCCGATTCCTTCCACGACGTGCTCGACCGCTTCGACGCCCGCGTGCTGTTCTTCCACGGCGTGTTCACCGAGGTGGTCGGAGCGCTGCGGGGGAAGCTCGAGCGCGTCGGCGAGCTCGTCTGCCTCGACCGCGAGACCCCGTTCGCCCCCTCGCTCGAGACCTGGCTCGCCGGCGCGTCGGAGGCGGAGGTCGAGCTCGCGATCGCGCCCGAGCAGCTCTGCATGATCCAGGCGACCGGTGGCACCACCGGCCGGCCGAAGGGCGTGATGCTCACCCATCGCAACCTGCTGGCGTTCACCGCGAACCTGATCATCGGCACCCCCTACCCGGACGGCGTCCCCGTGAACCTCGCCGCGGCGCCCATGACGCACACCGCGGGGGTGCTCTCGCTCGGCGCCGCGGCCCGCGGCGGCCGGCTGGTGATCCTGCAGCGGCCGGATCCGGCGCTGCTCCCGAAGCAGATCGAGGAGCACCGCGTCAGCGAGCTCTTCCTGCCGCCCACCGTGATCTACCGCCTGCTCGAGGTCCCCGGGATCGAGAGCCACGACTACGGCTCGCTCCGGTACTTCCTGTACGGCGCCGCGCCGATGTCGACGGAGAAGCTCCGCCGCGCGATCGACGTGTTCGGACCCGTGATGACCCAGTTCTACGGGCAGAGCGAGGCGCCCGGCACGATCTCCTACCTCTCGCCGGCCGAGCACCTGGTCGACGGCAAGCCGGCGGGCGACGAGCGGCTCTCGTCCTGCGGCCGGCCGACGCCGCTCGTCCAGGTTGCCATCCTCGACGACGACGGCCGCCGTGTCGCACCCGGCGAGACGGGAGAGATCTGCGTCCGCGGCGACCTCGTGATGAGGGGCTACTACGAGGACCCCGAGCAGACGGCGCAGGCGATCGTCGGCGGTTGGCTCCACACCGGCGACGTCGGGCGCTTCGACGCCGAGGGCCGTCTCCACATCACCGACCGCAAGAAGGACATGATCATCTCGGGCGGCTTCAACGTGTACCCGAGCGAGATCGAGCAGGTACTCTGGTCGCACCCCGCGGTGCAGGACTGCGCAGTGATCGGGGTCCCCGACGCGGACTGGGGGGAGGCCGTGAAGGCCGTCGTCGAGTGCAGGCCCGGGGCGACCGTCGAGGTCGCCACGCTCCTCGATCTCTGCCGCGAGCGGCTCGGCGGCGTGCGCACGCCGAAGTCGGTCGACTTCGTCGCCGAGCTGCCCCGCAGCCCGGCCGGCAAGGTCCTGAAGCGCGAGCTCCGCGAGCGCTACTGGGCCGGCGCGACGCGGAGGATCTGA
- a CDS encoding DUF5938 domain-containing protein produces the protein MSQKRPVVVYGASGYTGRIVCEFLRDLQLPFIAAGRDKARIEAALDKVPGIETADHEVAVVPHETDALARLFEGSRVVCNTVGPFELYGETVVKACLQAGVHYLDTTGEQQFVLPIARDYGAAFAKAGLLLAPSAAYMHTTLDIAVCHALENPGIHSIHAVCAATGIPTYGSTQTVVRVARAEEFFVKARKLVPWPRGRSYEVQVPLWPESQLALPWSGTALPVWYQDHPQLENLKVLVTFADNRVLMEQVVGLVKGFDEQLRDLPREEQEKALTGIAESIQPGMPPRENRMVHRNLDFVVGYGPTAHVEVRVHSNCAYQQTGLIQAFCAAQLVHGRPRAGGFQSPCQAFGHRGLLGLLREYGYAELEQV, from the coding sequence ATGAGCCAGAAGCGTCCCGTCGTCGTCTACGGTGCCAGCGGATACACCGGCCGTATCGTCTGCGAGTTCCTGCGCGACCTCCAGCTCCCCTTCATCGCGGCCGGCCGCGACAAGGCGCGCATCGAAGCCGCGCTCGACAAGGTGCCGGGCATCGAGACCGCGGACCACGAGGTGGCGGTGGTTCCGCACGAGACCGATGCGCTGGCGCGTCTCTTCGAGGGATCTCGGGTCGTCTGCAACACCGTCGGCCCCTTCGAGCTCTACGGCGAGACCGTGGTGAAGGCCTGCCTCCAGGCCGGCGTCCACTACCTCGACACCACCGGCGAGCAGCAATTCGTGCTCCCGATCGCGCGCGACTACGGTGCCGCCTTTGCGAAGGCCGGCCTCCTGCTGGCTCCCTCGGCCGCCTACATGCACACGACGCTCGACATCGCGGTCTGCCATGCGCTCGAGAACCCGGGCATCCACTCGATCCACGCCGTCTGCGCCGCGACGGGCATCCCGACCTACGGCTCGACCCAGACCGTGGTGCGCGTGGCGCGGGCGGAGGAGTTCTTCGTCAAGGCGCGCAAGCTGGTGCCGTGGCCGCGTGGCCGGAGCTACGAGGTCCAGGTGCCGCTCTGGCCGGAGTCGCAGCTCGCGCTGCCCTGGTCGGGGACGGCGCTTCCGGTCTGGTACCAGGATCACCCGCAGCTCGAGAACCTGAAGGTGCTCGTCACCTTCGCGGACAACCGCGTGCTGATGGAGCAGGTCGTCGGGCTCGTCAAGGGCTTCGACGAGCAGCTCCGGGACCTGCCCAGGGAGGAGCAGGAGAAGGCGCTCACGGGGATCGCCGAGTCGATCCAGCCCGGCATGCCGCCGCGCGAGAACCGGATGGTGCACCGCAACCTCGACTTCGTGGTGGGCTACGGCCCGACCGCGCACGTCGAGGTGCGGGTGCACTCCAACTGCGCCTACCAGCAGACCGGCCTCATCCAGGCCTTCTGCGCGGCGCAGCTCGTGCACGGCCGCCCGCGGGCCGGGGGCTTCCAGTCGCCCTGCCAGGCGTTCGGCCACCGCGGGCTCCTGGGGCTCCTCCGGGAGTACGGCTATGCGGAGCTCGAGCAGGTCTGA
- a CDS encoding acyl-CoA/acyl-ACP dehydrogenase, with protein sequence MQFLTEIPLPVLERTGLDADLSDAERDVLETMHRFAAEVMRPVAAKLDRMTPDEVVADGSPLFDFLKQLDDLGISVLAVAGLEPAVAARLLPLVAEEMGWGDAGLTILSVAGAFPALAAHLSGNPELIEVFGARRGCWLATQPDRGSDVADMEGFALERGSRHHAGNLVARVQGDEVVLHGQSSAWVSGAPIAETALAYVAADYGDGFHRPDGTIHGMALLVPLDLPGVSRGRPLDKLGQRPLPQGELFFEHVRVPARYVLADRDRFHANFFSVLAFAGLEMSSVFTGVARAAFEHALAYTHERRQGGVPIIQHQSVRHRLFELWRKTESARAMARRITSYNLRGSAPHVLASATGKIHCTQMAFEVASEALQLFGGNGLTKEYPVEKLLRDARAALIEDGENTILGIVAGSWLSREYQSRAR encoded by the coding sequence ATGCAGTTCCTGACCGAGATCCCCCTCCCCGTGCTGGAGCGCACCGGGCTCGACGCCGACCTCAGCGATGCGGAGCGCGACGTCCTCGAGACGATGCATCGCTTCGCCGCCGAGGTGATGCGCCCGGTGGCGGCGAAGCTCGACCGCATGACGCCGGACGAGGTCGTGGCCGATGGCTCGCCGCTCTTCGACTTCCTGAAGCAGCTCGACGACCTCGGCATCTCGGTGCTCGCGGTAGCGGGTCTGGAGCCCGCCGTCGCGGCGCGGCTCCTGCCGCTCGTCGCCGAGGAGATGGGGTGGGGCGACGCGGGACTCACGATCCTCTCCGTCGCCGGCGCCTTCCCGGCGCTCGCTGCCCATCTCAGCGGCAACCCGGAGCTGATCGAGGTCTTCGGCGCACGCCGCGGGTGCTGGCTGGCTACGCAGCCGGACCGCGGCAGCGACGTCGCGGACATGGAGGGCTTCGCCCTCGAGAGGGGCAGCCGGCACCACGCGGGGAACCTGGTCGCTCGCGTCCAGGGCGACGAGGTCGTCCTGCACGGCCAGTCGTCGGCCTGGGTGTCGGGCGCGCCGATCGCCGAGACGGCGCTCGCCTACGTCGCCGCCGACTACGGCGACGGCTTCCACCGGCCAGACGGCACGATCCACGGCATGGCGCTGCTGGTGCCGCTCGACCTGCCCGGCGTGAGCCGCGGGCGGCCGCTCGACAAGCTCGGCCAGCGTCCGCTGCCGCAGGGCGAGCTCTTCTTCGAGCACGTGCGCGTGCCCGCGAGGTACGTGCTCGCCGACCGCGATCGCTTCCATGCCAACTTCTTCAGCGTTCTCGCCTTCGCGGGGCTCGAGATGTCCTCGGTGTTCACGGGCGTCGCCCGCGCCGCCTTCGAGCACGCGCTCGCCTACACGCACGAGCGAAGGCAGGGCGGGGTGCCGATCATCCAGCACCAGTCGGTGCGGCACCGGCTGTTCGAGCTCTGGCGGAAGACCGAGTCCGCTCGGGCGATGGCCCGGCGCATCACCAGCTACAACCTCCGGGGGAGCGCCCCGCACGTTCTCGCTTCGGCGACGGGGAAGATCCACTGCACCCAGATGGCCTTCGAGGTCGCGAGCGAGGCGCTCCAGCTCTTCGGCGGCAACGGCCTCACGAAGGAGTACCCCGTCGAGAAGCTGCTGCGCGACGCGCGCGCCGCGCTGATCGAGGACGGCGAGAACACGATCCTCGGGATCGTCGCCGGCAGCTGGCTGAGCCGCGAGTACCAGAGCCGCGCACGCTGA
- a CDS encoding thiolase family protein, giving the protein MRAIYVVGVGMTRFGRHPERSLKDLSREAVLEALVDAGRDVRDVGAAFFSNSGQGYHEGQHAVRGQVALRPLGIAGVPVVNVENACASGSTAFHLAADWLRAERGEIALAVGAEKMVTGDRAKAFGLFESGWDVHTVEENLAALRRLSGGEATSGAARPDRHSRFMEIYAALARFHMRRFGTTREQIAAVAAKNHGHSVHNERAQYRKPFTVAEVLGARPVVDPLTVAMCAPLTDGAAAAVLCTERGLPRFGRRRAVRVLATALRSGTDREPEAWDRQISHLAAREAYEAAGIEPGDVSVAEVHDATAVGEILQAENLGLCAFGEGGELAVRGDTALGGRIPVNPSGGLECKGHPLGATGLGQIHELVTQLRHEAGPRQVAGARIAVAENGGGLIGIEEAAACVTVLGREDRT; this is encoded by the coding sequence ATGCGCGCGATCTACGTCGTTGGCGTCGGCATGACGCGCTTCGGTCGCCATCCCGAGCGAAGTCTCAAGGATCTCTCGCGCGAGGCCGTCCTCGAGGCGCTGGTCGACGCAGGTCGTGACGTCCGTGACGTCGGTGCGGCCTTCTTCTCGAACAGCGGCCAGGGCTATCACGAGGGCCAGCACGCTGTGCGCGGGCAGGTCGCCCTCCGGCCGCTCGGCATCGCGGGCGTGCCGGTCGTGAACGTCGAGAACGCCTGCGCGAGCGGGAGCACGGCCTTCCACCTCGCCGCCGACTGGCTACGGGCCGAGCGCGGCGAGATCGCGCTCGCGGTGGGTGCCGAGAAGATGGTGACCGGGGACCGTGCGAAGGCCTTCGGCCTGTTCGAGAGCGGCTGGGACGTGCACACGGTGGAGGAGAACCTGGCGGCGCTGCGCCGGCTCTCCGGCGGCGAGGCCACGAGCGGCGCCGCCAGACCGGACCGCCACAGCCGCTTCATGGAGATCTACGCCGCGCTCGCGCGCTTCCACATGCGCCGCTTCGGCACGACGCGGGAGCAGATCGCGGCGGTCGCCGCCAAGAACCACGGCCACTCCGTCCACAACGAGCGCGCGCAGTACCGCAAGCCCTTCACGGTCGCGGAGGTGCTCGGCGCGCGGCCCGTCGTCGACCCGCTCACGGTCGCCATGTGCGCGCCGCTCACCGACGGTGCCGCAGCCGCTGTGCTCTGCACGGAGCGCGGCCTCCCCCGCTTCGGCCGCAGGCGCGCGGTCCGCGTGCTCGCGACGGCGCTGCGCAGCGGGACCGACCGTGAGCCCGAGGCGTGGGACCGTCAGATCAGCCACCTCGCCGCGCGCGAGGCCTACGAGGCGGCGGGGATCGAGCCCGGCGACGTATCGGTCGCCGAGGTCCACGACGCGACCGCCGTCGGCGAGATCCTCCAGGCCGAGAACCTGGGCTTGTGCGCCTTCGGCGAGGGTGGGGAGCTCGCGGTGCGGGGCGACACCGCGCTCGGCGGTCGCATCCCCGTGAATCCCTCGGGCGGGCTCGAGTGCAAGGGGCACCCGCTCGGCGCGACCGGGCTCGGCCAGATCCACGAGCTGGTGACCCAGCTCCGCCACGAGGCGGGGCCGCGCCAGGTCGCGGGCGCGCGCATCGCCGTCGCCGAGAACGGCGGCGGGCTCATCGGGATCGAGGAGGCGGCCGCGTGCGTGACGGTGCTCGGCCGCGAGGACCGGACTTGA
- a CDS encoding AraC family transcriptional regulator ligand-binding domain-containing protein, giving the protein MPSTYFELMLREFGVSATMRTALLEGTGVQGVEPGAEITLGQQLRQIRNLNAVQAPDWALRVGARFVPATHGAVGFAAWSAPTLAEGLAVLERFAHVRVPYFRLRSHQAEERFVLRVEERATLADDERTPLLEMLFLSLQGLVEFVLGRAMDEATIRFVYPAPAYAAEYARCFRGRIHFGAPETALAIPSGWLAHTSPMADPIMFASSFRQIETQARRLDSDACIVARVEQLIAASGSPGLSLAEAAARLHLSQRTLIRRLRSERTTYRDLLDDHRRSAAQTLLRDPHLNLGEVCHRLGYGDLANFSRACRRWFGMAPGSYRQSLQNGMESSRGLH; this is encoded by the coding sequence ATGCCGAGCACGTACTTCGAGCTCATGCTGCGTGAGTTCGGTGTGTCGGCCACGATGCGTACTGCGCTCCTGGAGGGAACCGGGGTCCAAGGAGTGGAGCCGGGCGCCGAGATCACCCTGGGGCAGCAGCTGCGTCAGATCCGCAACCTCAACGCCGTGCAAGCGCCGGACTGGGCGCTTCGGGTGGGTGCACGCTTCGTACCCGCAACGCACGGTGCCGTCGGCTTCGCCGCGTGGAGCGCGCCGACGCTGGCCGAAGGGCTCGCCGTGCTGGAGCGGTTCGCCCACGTCCGGGTTCCCTACTTCCGGCTACGGTCGCACCAGGCGGAGGAGCGCTTCGTCCTCCGCGTCGAAGAGCGGGCCACCCTCGCCGACGACGAGCGCACCCCCCTGCTCGAGATGCTGTTCCTGAGCTTGCAGGGCCTCGTGGAGTTCGTGTTGGGACGGGCGATGGACGAGGCGACGATCCGTTTCGTCTATCCCGCACCAGCCTACGCTGCAGAGTACGCCAGGTGCTTTCGCGGGCGTATCCATTTCGGCGCCCCGGAGACGGCGCTCGCGATCCCATCTGGATGGCTCGCTCACACCAGCCCGATGGCCGACCCGATCATGTTCGCGAGCTCGTTCCGCCAGATCGAGACGCAGGCGCGTCGGCTCGATTCCGACGCTTGCATCGTGGCGCGCGTCGAGCAGCTGATCGCAGCGAGCGGGAGCCCGGGCCTGTCCTTGGCCGAGGCCGCCGCGCGTCTCCACCTCTCCCAGCGCACGCTGATCCGGCGGCTCCGGAGCGAACGCACGACCTATCGCGATCTCCTCGACGATCACCGCCGCTCGGCGGCCCAGACCTTGCTGCGCGATCCCCACCTGAACCTCGGCGAGGTCTGTCACCGGCTCGGGTATGGCGACCTTGCCAACTTCAGCCGCGCCTGCCGACGCTGGTTCGGCATGGCGCCGGGGAGCTACCGGCAAAGCCTCCAGAACGGAATGGAGTCGTCGCGCGGCCTCCACTAG
- a CDS encoding DUF1329 domain-containing protein, with product MIEVQPSRRSRAKRAAQPLRIGLAALAVVSAFGAPAGDAEDDATTQPALREGEVIGFEQVDRLRPYLPVELWPHKDFFFYEGMQLEIGPAFRDYSPAAVYQEATTRNRGKSSIGPDGSLEGYVAGQPFPMDEIDCQGDPQAGVKVAWDLDRRWEGAGVSGHAYYSYWDRGEELPLYYEGTARNIWLSGRPEPQYADQGGDLFRGEKRKLAYGVEVLAPYDAKGIALINYRYKSSQGPLAQARNDDTWVYVPTLRRVRRISTAQRTDAVSGTDFTFDDFGGFFGVVPQYEWQCLGRMDILAPVNSKVRAYPYAKNHNFGPYGLSMADDRWELRKAIKVRLTPRNADHPYAHKDIYVDENTSEALYSFAYDQKDELWKIIYHNKRWSEDHDRYKAWEGVPEPRDSVNVADVVINVQTGTGNRIEFWDANGTPLPAGKARQYIDVGRLTRGR from the coding sequence GTGATCGAGGTTCAGCCTTCCCGCCGATCCCGAGCGAAGCGCGCGGCGCAGCCGCTTCGCATCGGGCTGGCCGCGCTCGCCGTCGTCTCTGCGTTCGGGGCGCCGGCGGGTGACGCCGAGGACGATGCCACGACGCAGCCCGCTCTCCGCGAGGGAGAGGTCATCGGCTTCGAGCAGGTGGATCGACTCCGCCCCTACCTTCCCGTCGAGCTGTGGCCCCACAAGGACTTCTTCTTCTACGAGGGCATGCAGCTCGAGATCGGCCCCGCCTTCCGCGACTACTCGCCTGCTGCCGTCTACCAGGAGGCGACGACACGGAACCGCGGCAAGTCCAGCATCGGGCCGGACGGGAGTCTCGAGGGCTACGTCGCCGGCCAGCCCTTCCCGATGGACGAGATCGACTGCCAGGGCGATCCGCAGGCCGGCGTCAAGGTCGCCTGGGACCTCGACCGGCGCTGGGAGGGCGCCGGCGTGTCCGGCCACGCCTACTACAGCTACTGGGATCGCGGCGAGGAGCTGCCGCTCTACTACGAAGGGACGGCACGCAACATCTGGCTCTCCGGGCGTCCCGAGCCCCAGTACGCCGACCAGGGCGGGGACCTCTTCCGCGGCGAGAAGCGCAAGCTCGCCTACGGCGTGGAGGTGCTGGCTCCCTACGACGCGAAGGGCATCGCGCTCATCAACTACCGCTACAAGTCCTCGCAGGGCCCGCTCGCCCAGGCGCGCAACGACGACACCTGGGTGTATGTGCCGACCCTGCGTAGGGTACGGCGCATCTCGACGGCGCAGCGCACCGATGCCGTCTCGGGCACCGACTTCACCTTCGACGACTTCGGCGGCTTCTTCGGCGTCGTGCCCCAGTACGAATGGCAGTGCCTAGGCCGGATGGACATCCTCGCCCCGGTCAACTCGAAGGTCCGGGCGTACCCCTACGCGAAGAACCACAACTTCGGCCCGTACGGCCTCTCGATGGCGGACGACCGCTGGGAGCTGCGCAAGGCGATCAAGGTCCGACTCACGCCGAGGAACGCGGATCATCCCTACGCGCACAAGGACATCTACGTCGACGAGAACACGTCGGAGGCGCTCTACTCGTTCGCCTACGACCAGAAGGACGAGCTCTGGAAGATCATCTACCACAACAAGCGCTGGAGCGAAGACCACGACCGCTACAAGGCCTGGGAGGGTGTTCCAGAGCCGCGCGACAGCGTGAATGTCGCTGACGTCGTGATCAACGTGCAGACCGGAACCGGCAACCGCATCGAGTTCTGGGACGCGAACGGGACACCGCTGCCGGCCGGGAAGGCGCGCCAGTACATCGACGTCGGCCGACTGACCCGCGGCCGCTGA
- a CDS encoding metal-dependent hydrolase: MSVPAVADPSASGTERPLTSTAARGVRVVPRLPDIDFADTNVPRHWHSGSAGITAFYNMFTIAGPAIETFFLRDAKRLLPRVENPALRQEFAAFMQQEAFHSRVHQRTYRLYEHWGVPWAMVDAFVRRLLGWVERFSTTKLRSAIVVAGEHFLGEMGTRALTDPTAFADADPRMARLLLWHFYEECEHKAICFDAFVDVYGDGVSTYLHRVTALAIALLVLGIMVPVLVFRLLRVEGAAFRWSEWRAIGHHAFGAEGIWRGRGSSILAFLKPGFHPWSYREDSHYLQLRSDLVRPEWAEAAHRS; this comes from the coding sequence ATGAGCGTGCCCGCCGTCGCCGACCCTTCCGCCTCCGGGACCGAGAGGCCCCTCACGTCCACCGCCGCGCGAGGCGTGCGGGTCGTTCCCCGGCTGCCCGACATCGATTTCGCGGACACGAACGTGCCGCGTCATTGGCATAGCGGGAGCGCGGGCATCACCGCGTTCTACAACATGTTCACGATCGCCGGACCCGCGATCGAGACCTTCTTCCTGCGCGACGCAAAGCGGCTCCTCCCTCGCGTGGAGAACCCGGCCCTCCGCCAGGAGTTCGCCGCCTTCATGCAGCAGGAAGCGTTCCACTCGCGCGTGCACCAGCGGACCTACCGCCTCTACGAACACTGGGGCGTCCCCTGGGCGATGGTCGATGCTTTCGTGCGTCGGCTGCTGGGCTGGGTGGAGCGCTTCTCGACCACGAAGCTCCGCTCGGCCATCGTGGTGGCCGGAGAGCACTTCCTTGGTGAGATGGGGACCCGGGCGTTGACCGATCCGACGGCGTTCGCCGACGCCGACCCGCGCATGGCGCGCCTCCTGCTCTGGCACTTCTACGAGGAGTGCGAGCACAAGGCGATCTGCTTCGACGCGTTCGTGGACGTCTACGGAGACGGCGTCTCGACATACCTCCATCGCGTGACGGCGCTCGCCATCGCACTGCTGGTGCTGGGCATCATGGTCCCCGTCCTCGTCTTCCGCCTGCTGCGCGTCGAAGGCGCTGCCTTCCGCTGGTCGGAGTGGCGTGCCATCGGCCATCACGCGTTCGGTGCAGAAGGGATCTGGCGGGGAAGGGGGTCTTCGATCCTGGCGTTCCTGAAGCCCGGCTTCCATCCCTGGTCGTACCGCGAGGACTCCCACTACCTCCAGCTCCGCAGCGACCTCGTGCGACCCGAGTGGGCCGAGGCTGCCCACCGCAGCTGA
- a CDS encoding TetR/AcrR family transcriptional regulator has translation MRVGTKLQKSVLTRQRILAAAERRFAEAGFDETRIEDIANDAGIATSAVLYHFGDKRALHRAVLSDVTVSLYDSLHRAIAGPADLPTRIEATVEALVDYVSRRPTAASLAVRQIVATDPEQRTQVGAYATRFLDTLRVAFEEGERAGVIQPIHPDPLHFVSAIAGAVLFYVAALPAFMPELPYPHLAPEQLAALKRDAIAIAQRLLGSEARHTHEH, from the coding sequence TTGCGTGTCGGGACGAAGCTCCAGAAGAGCGTGTTGACCCGCCAGCGGATCCTCGCGGCCGCCGAGCGCCGCTTCGCCGAGGCCGGCTTCGACGAGACCCGCATCGAGGACATCGCCAACGACGCCGGGATCGCGACCTCCGCGGTGCTGTATCACTTCGGCGACAAGCGCGCGCTCCATCGGGCCGTGTTGTCGGACGTGACGGTCTCCCTGTACGACAGTCTCCATCGCGCCATCGCGGGCCCGGCCGACCTCCCGACGCGGATCGAGGCGACCGTCGAAGCGCTGGTCGACTACGTCTCCCGCCGGCCCACCGCTGCCTCTCTGGCGGTACGCCAGATCGTCGCGACCGACCCCGAGCAGCGGACCCAGGTCGGTGCCTATGCGACCCGTTTCCTCGACACGCTGCGGGTCGCGTTCGAGGAGGGTGAGCGCGCCGGCGTCATCCAGCCGATCCACCCGGATCCGTTGCATTTCGTGAGCGCGATCGCCGGAGCCGTCTTGTTCTACGTGGCGGCTCTCCCCGCCTTCATGCCCGAGCTTCCCTATCCGCACCTGGCTCCCGAGCAGTTGGCGGCGCTCAAGCGCGACGCCATCGCGATCGCGCAGCGCCTGCTCGGCAGCGAGGCACGGCACACCCACGAGCACTGA
- a CDS encoding MaoC family dehydratase, with protein sequence MTKLPDARGRATVPFDAIEPGADVGSFSYALDEKTVSRHLQATQQAPGPFAPVSLLAADGVNLADRHYDISQSVHAAQRLEVYALPRLGSTLTVRGRAAAKWVHKGRRYVEIDTETRDDAGTRIATGVTTGVVVYSERVADQGVRPAPREPALPEGPALETLAPLERVMTREAMILYEPEGEVNFHTDDEVARAVGLPASIATGTLFLAYVFDLLQRRYGAAAIPGTALDVRIRLPVFAGDRIVTTGEVAGRAAGIDRLRVACTGPRGAVITGTARVRSAP encoded by the coding sequence ATGACGAAGCTCCCCGACGCCCGCGGCCGTGCGACCGTCCCCTTCGACGCGATCGAGCCGGGCGCCGACGTGGGCTCCTTCTCCTACGCGCTCGACGAGAAGACCGTCTCGCGGCACCTCCAGGCGACCCAGCAGGCCCCGGGGCCCTTCGCTCCGGTCTCGCTCCTCGCCGCCGACGGCGTCAACCTCGCGGACCGCCACTACGACATCTCGCAGTCGGTCCACGCCGCTCAACGCCTCGAAGTGTATGCGCTGCCGCGCCTCGGCTCGACCCTCACCGTACGCGGCCGCGCGGCGGCCAAGTGGGTCCACAAGGGGCGCCGCTACGTCGAGATCGACACCGAGACCCGGGACGACGCCGGCACCCGGATCGCCACCGGCGTCACCACCGGGGTCGTCGTCTACTCGGAGCGGGTGGCCGACCAGGGCGTGCGGCCGGCGCCGCGCGAGCCCGCGCTCCCGGAAGGTCCGGCCCTCGAGACCCTCGCGCCCCTCGAACGCGTGATGACCCGCGAGGCGATGATCCTCTACGAGCCCGAGGGCGAGGTCAACTTCCACACCGACGACGAGGTGGCGCGGGCGGTCGGCCTCCCCGCCTCGATCGCGACGGGCACGCTCTTCCTCGCCTACGTCTTCGACCTGCTCCAGCGCCGCTACGGAGCGGCGGCGATCCCGGGGACGGCCCTCGACGTGCGGATCCGCCTGCCGGTCTTCGCGGGGGACCGGATCGTGACGACCGGCGAGGTCGCCGGACGGGCCGCCGGGATCGACCGGCTGCGCGTCGCGTGCACGGGCCCGCGCGGTGCGGTCATCACCGGCACCGCCCGGGTCCGGAGCGCGCCGTGA